CGATACCATATCAGACACGCTGAGGTCGATTTCATGACCTATGCCGGTGAGAACCGGCAGACGGCATCCGGCTATCGCTTCACAAATCCTTATGTCGTCGAAATAAAAAAGGTCGGTCTTTGCCCCTCCGCCCCTTACTATTGCAATGGCGTGCAGGTCTTTCTGCTGAAGCGCCTTTATCCCGTTTGAAACGTCACGGGGTGTGTGTTCGCCCTGCATGTACGCATCGAATATATACAATTTGAATGCATATCCGCTGGAATTGAGGACACTCAAAAAATCATTGAAGGCGGCTGAACCGAGAGATGTTATCAGGCCTATTTTCAAAGGGCAGTCGCTCATTTCAAGCCGTCTGTTGTTTTCAAAGAGCCCTGCCTTTTTCAGTTCATCGATGGTCTGCTGGCGTTTTCTGGCCATTGCCCCGAGGCTGTAGCCTGCATCAACTTCACTTACGATAAGCTGGTACCGCCCTTCTTTTACGTAAAGATCGACGCCCGCCCTCAATTTTACTTCCAGCCCGTCGGCAAGCTGAAATGAAGAAAATCCATCACGCCTTAATTTTGTGCGCCAGGAGAGAAGGGAATTCTTAAAAAAGGCGCATCCGATCTTTGCGATATATCTGGCAGGGTCGTCGGGGTCCTTTTCCACAAGGTCAAAATATGCGTGGCCGGAGCGGTCATGCATCTTATAGCCGTGTATCTCTCCCGTTACCCAGGTGTCGTTGCCGAAGGTTTCACTGAGAAGTGACCTTGCAATCTGGCCCAGCTGACTTACGGTAAAGCAGTTCATATTAAGTCAAGTATCAGATAAGGAACCCTGTAATCAAGCAGTCCTTGATTGACCGCACCCGGAAAATGTGGGATATGCGGCACAGAAAATATCTGCAAAAGAGGGACTTATGGAATATTCTCTGATCAGGATAGAGGTGGAAAATCAGATCGCCATTGTGGAAATGAACCGTAAGAAAGAGCTTAATGCCCTTTCCATGGCTATGATGAGAGAGCTCAACACGGCCTTTGCTTCATTCATGAAAGAGGACAGCAATATCAATCTTGTAGTGCTCACCGGCGGGGATGAATGCTTTTCCGCAGGTCTTGACCTCAAGGAAGTCCCTGATCTCAACGGAAACGACTCGGCACGTTATTTAAGGCTTTACCTCGATCTTTACACACGCCTGATAGACTATGAAAAGATACTGATAACGGCAGTCAGCGGCATAGCCTTCGGAGGCGGACTGAACCTTGCCCTTATGGGTGATATAATCATTGCATCCGAAAGCGCCATTTTCGGCCATCCTGAAATTAAATACGGATTCAACCCGCTGGTTACGCCGCTTGTGTCGCGTATAGGCATGGCCAGGAGCAAGGAGCTTACATTAAGGGGAGATCCGATA
This genomic window from Desulfomonilia bacterium contains:
- the xseA gene encoding exodeoxyribonuclease VII large subunit, with product MNCFTVSQLGQIARSLLSETFGNDTWVTGEIHGYKMHDRSGHAYFDLVEKDPDDPARYIAKIGCAFFKNSLLSWRTKLRRDGFSSFQLADGLEVKLRAGVDLYVKEGRYQLIVSEVDAGYSLGAMARKRQQTIDELKKAGLFENNRRLEMSDCPLKIGLITSLGSAAFNDFLSVLNSSGYAFKLYIFDAYMQGEHTPRDVSNGIKALQQKDLHAIAIVRGGGAKTDLFYFDDIRICEAIAGCRLPVLTGIGHEIDLSVSDMVSYMHFVTPTDTARFLTARLDDFRQRIIDALSALDDSARSYTEKENDRLKMIAYRMSVSVSKMTKALDSSIHAAAGRLGMAAARASALAGNRLAIIERSVKPAVRAIMSTAESRLIEYDNLLAIMDPASILKRGFSITMTPEGKALTDSAGIQNGDRLKTVLSKGSLTSIVETKEKS
- a CDS encoding enoyl-CoA hydratase/isomerase family protein → MEYSLIRIEVENQIAIVEMNRKKELNALSMAMMRELNTAFASFMKEDSNINLVVLTGGDECFSAGLDLKEVPDLNGNDSARYLRLYLDLYTRLIDYEKILITAVSGIAFGGGLNLALMGDIIIASESAIFGHPEIKYGFNPLVTPLVSRIGMARSKELTLRGDPIGAIEAHNIGLINRVVPPERFRDEVMLWARQLEKRPREAIQALKRAFDVVSRLDAKAAIEYELEISGMLLNVRTDARKEMKNFIQGKKASRIS